A single region of the Streptomyces sp. AM 4-1-1 genome encodes:
- a CDS encoding LytR C-terminal domain-containing protein, with protein sequence MGGKYRITGAKFPRMRRPRHRRKLVLSAAAAVVTLGFAGWGTLQLIDVFTGGTDKASAAEHKAACPSPKPSAPAKVLPKPALITVNVYNATPRAGLAKTAADELKKRGFRIGKVANAPAEYDKKIPGPGLLLGAPTAANGSMPVLGTQLAGAARKTDARRTADVDLIIGTGFTTFATPQDAAAALTALDKPAPAPSC encoded by the coding sequence GGAAAGTACCGCATCACGGGCGCCAAGTTCCCTCGCATGCGACGCCCCCGCCATCGGCGCAAGCTGGTCCTCTCGGCCGCCGCCGCTGTGGTGACCCTCGGTTTCGCCGGTTGGGGCACCTTGCAGCTCATCGACGTCTTCACCGGTGGCACCGACAAGGCCAGCGCCGCCGAGCACAAGGCGGCCTGCCCCTCCCCGAAGCCCTCGGCGCCCGCCAAGGTGCTGCCGAAACCGGCCCTGATCACGGTCAACGTCTACAACGCGACCCCGCGCGCCGGCCTCGCCAAGACAGCGGCCGACGAGCTGAAGAAGCGTGGTTTCCGGATCGGCAAGGTGGCGAACGCGCCGGCCGAGTACGACAAGAAGATCCCCGGCCCCGGACTGCTGCTCGGCGCGCCGACGGCCGCGAACGGCTCGATGCCGGTCCTCGGTACGCAGCTGGCGGGCGCCGCCCGGAAGACGGACGCCCGGCGGACCGCGGACGTCGATCTGATCATCGGTACGGGCTTCACGACGTTCGCCACCCCGCAGGACGCCGCCGCCGCGCTCACCGCCCTCGACAAGCCGGCCCCCGCGCCCTCCTGCTGA
- the upp gene encoding uracil phosphoribosyltransferase yields the protein MRIHVVDHPLVAHKLTTLRDKRTDSPTFRRLADELVTLLAYEATRDVRTEQVDIDTPVTRTTGVKLSHPRPLVVPILRAGLGMLDGMVRLLPTAEVGFLGMIRNEETLQASTYATRMPEDLSGRQVYVLDPMLATGGTLVAAIQELIKRGADDVTAVVLLAAPEGVEVMERELAGTPVTVVTASVDERLNEHGYIVPGLGDAGDRMYGAAG from the coding sequence ATGCGGATTCATGTTGTCGACCACCCGCTGGTGGCGCACAAACTCACCACGTTGCGCGACAAGCGCACCGACTCCCCGACCTTCCGGCGGCTCGCCGACGAACTGGTCACCCTGCTCGCCTACGAGGCCACCAGGGATGTGCGCACCGAGCAGGTCGACATCGACACCCCGGTGACGCGGACGACCGGTGTGAAGCTTTCGCACCCCCGGCCGCTCGTCGTGCCGATCCTGCGCGCCGGTCTCGGCATGCTCGACGGCATGGTGCGGCTGCTCCCGACCGCCGAGGTCGGCTTCCTGGGCATGATCCGTAACGAGGAGACGCTTCAGGCGTCCACGTACGCGACGCGCATGCCCGAGGACCTTTCCGGCCGACAGGTGTACGTCCTCGATCCGATGCTGGCCACGGGCGGCACGCTGGTCGCGGCCATCCAGGAGCTGATCAAGCGCGGTGCGGACGATGTGACGGCCGTCGTCCTGCTGGCGGCGCCCGAGGGCGTCGAGGTGATGGAGCGCGAGCTGGCGGGTACGCCGGTCACCGTGGTCACCGCGTCGGTCGACGAACGGCTCAACGAGCACGGCTACATCGTGCCCGGCCTGGGCGACGCGGGCGACCGGATGTACGGCGCCGCGGGCTGA
- the tadA gene encoding tRNA adenosine(34) deaminase TadA, whose protein sequence is MRRALSEAALAARAGDVPVGAVVLGPDGSVLATGHNEREAAGDPTAHAEVLALRRAATALGAWRLIDCTLVVTLEPCTMCAGALVQSRIDRVVYGARDEKAGAAGSLWDVVRDRRLNHRPEVIHGVLEEECAAQLTAFFRNR, encoded by the coding sequence ATGCGGCGCGCACTGTCCGAGGCGGCACTGGCGGCGCGGGCCGGCGACGTCCCGGTCGGCGCCGTCGTGCTCGGCCCGGACGGGTCCGTGCTCGCCACGGGGCACAACGAGAGGGAAGCGGCGGGCGACCCGACCGCCCACGCCGAGGTGCTCGCCCTGCGACGGGCGGCCACCGCACTCGGCGCGTGGCGGCTGATCGACTGCACGCTCGTGGTCACCCTGGAGCCCTGCACGATGTGCGCGGGCGCGCTCGTGCAGTCCCGGATCGACCGAGTGGTCTACGGGGCCCGGGACGAGAAGGCGGGCGCGGCGGGATCGCTCTGGGACGTCGTGCGCGACCGGCGGCTGAACCACCGTCCCGAAGTGATCCACGGCGTGCTGGAGGAGGAGTGCGCCGCCCAGCTCACGGCCTTCTTCCGCAACCGCTGA